Genomic segment of Anaerobranca californiensis DSM 14826:
ATAGGTTAATCTTAGGTTCATTTAAAAGGGCCCCAATCTCACCATTAATTATTTTAGGGATGTTAAAATAAGTAATAGGTGAATAAAATTTCCTATCTAATGGTTTTTGTTCCGCTAACCAAAAAGCTACTACTGCTAAAATTGTAGTTGTTGAGAAAACGGACATTGTCCTTTTGAAAAAAATTGAAATTAAGTTTGCCAAACCCATAAAAAATACTGTCATTACACTTAATAATAAAGTGCCATTGATGGTATATCGACCTAAGGTCATGAAATCCATACCTTGCCCAAAGTTAAATCCTTGATAGCCGGGGGATAAAACGGTCCTAAAAGGATAATAGTAAATTATAGGATATTGCCAATCCCCAAAACGATTTAAGAATGTACCTGTAACTAATATTAAAATAACGACAATTAGATTGGTACCTAATATAATTACTACACTATTTATAAATTTGCTTATAAATAGTGTCTCTTCTTTTATCGGTTGAGTGACTAGTAAATTAAAATTGTTCTTTTTATCCCTTTCCTTAGCCATCCCAGGCCCTACAAAATAAAGTAAAATTAATAAAGGAATCAAGTAAAGGTAATGGGTGTAAAAAATTCTAAGGTAAAAAAGTCCACTATTATCCATTTTGGTGTTTTCTGCTACAAACTGTTCTATTGTTACAGTAAGTCCTCCCCAACCTAAATTTGTTAAACGGGGAGTTTTAGGTATATGAATATTAGGAACATACTCTCCTGAAAAAACAGGTCTAATATTTCTATCCCTAAGCCAATTTTTTTCATAGATACTAGATAAAATTGTAAAGTTACCTAAACTGTTAAACTTACCGAAATAATTATAATTAGTAGCATTTTCCTCTATATAGAGTAATTGGTATTGGTAAAAAGTATCCCAATCCCCTCTTTCATATCCTTCTAAAGCTGATATGACATGCTGAACCATTTCCCTTTCCCTTTGGATTTGCCCTTGAATCCTCTCTATAGAAGCTTCGAAACTCCTTATTCTATTATAATAATAAGGGTCTTTTTCAGGACTACTATTTGCTATTAAGTCTTCTATTTGCCTTTGTAACCTCTGAATTTCATAATTATACTCTTTTTCCCTTTCTTCAGAAGAAGTAATTCGCCAGTTTAACTCATGAAAATATGCTTCTTTCCTCTGTTCTGTTAAGTAAGTTAAAAAATAATGGCCACTGACTACAATAATTAATATAGCTGTCAAAATAATTTTCCATTGACCTTCTCTAATTATTTTTCTCCATTCAAAATTATATAGATTAAAGAAATTACTCCTGTTTAAATTAATTTCACCTTTAGAAAAGGGTTTTTTTACATCTAATTTTTGTTGAATAAATTTTGCAACTTTATCTAAAAAAGAAATATTTATTTGTTGCTCTGGCAAATTTCCAGCTAAAATCAGAAAAAAAGCTGTCCATATTAAGGCAAATAAAAGGTATAAAAAATCGTTTTTTTGGGGAACAGCATTTAAAATTTCCGAATATCTAAAATAATAAAAGGGGTTTATGGGATGTTTAATAAAAAAAGTTAAATTATAACCTATTGTAATAACTATCCCACTGAGAATATACAAACTTAAAGTCCTTTGTGAGCATTTACTAATTAATAATGTCAAACCATATGCAATACTGGCACTACACAGAAAGAAAATAAAATGTCTTATTAAATATTCGCTGGTAGTTATAATTGCGAAGGTTTCATCACCCTTTAATACTTGGGGATACATAAAATTTAATGTTTTTCCATTATAAAGATAGGGTATAAGTAAGCCGGCAGAAAATACTACTAATATAAAGATCATTGTTGAAACAATGTAGATTAAATATTTTGATATAATCAACTTCGTATTAGAAATTGGTTGAGTTTTTAATGTCTTTAATGTATTCCTTTCCTTCTCCTCCATATAGGAAACACCGTAGAAGAATAAAATTAATACTATCCCTATTTTCCCTAACAAAAAGGAAGCTAAATCTTTCAAAAAAAGATGCTGAGATATTGGAAGTTTTTCTGATTCGAATGTCAAATCATGGTCTAACATCCATTGATTTTTAGCAATAGCTATTTCCCTTTCAATACCTTCAAGGGGCTCAAATTCTCCACCATATTGGGAATACAATTGTAAATTATCTAAAAAAAATTTTTGATAACCAATGATTTTACCCCAATCTCCATATTGAGTGTGGCCTGAAATAAAATATAAATACCTACCAACATCTCTAATATAATATAACTGCTTTTCTTGATCTTCTGTCAATAGATTTTGATCCTGCAATTTTACTAACTCACTTTGTCTATACTCCCATTCCCTTTTTATTTCTAAAAGGTTTAATTCTTCATAACCTATTTTCTGTATAAACCGGATTTGGTAATTATATACTGAATAGATTCCTGTAGTAATTAAAAAAACAACAAAAATTAGCCATAAGTATTTCATTTCTTTCAGAAATTTTTTAAACTCAAACTTTAAAAGCCCCATATATCCACCTCCATTCTTTTAAATTCGATAATAAAAAGAAAAACCCTTTATTTTTAAAATTTTACTTTAAATTATAAAAATAGTAACCTAACTAAAATTAGGTTACTATTCCACCCCTCTATATAAATGACCTTTTGTAAAACCTGATGTTTTTAATCCCTTTATTGTTATAAAATCCCTTTCCTCTAGCTGCCCTGTTATAAAATTTTGATGTAAAGAAACTACCTTTTTTATTTCTTCAGGGGATTCATCGAAAAAATTTAAGCGGAAATAACCTACCCCTGCCTTTACAAGTTTTTGGTAATCTTCTACTAATAATAATTTTTTAGAGTTATAAATTTCTGTTATACAATTATATCTTTTACCTATAGGGAAAAACTCTCCTGTTTTGTCCATTAATCCTAAATTTTTATCTAAACAAAATCCACATTTCCCCCCTTTATCTACCACTGTTGAAATTACACAATGTTTCATCGTCATAACTGGAATATAACCGTATCCTAAAATTTCTGTTTTACTACTATCTAAGGACATTCTTTCTATTTGTTTAAGATTTAATTCCGGGGAAATGGTTATCCTTCGGAAATTATTATCTAGATAAAAATTATATGAATGGTCATTAACAATATTCAAGGTAAAGTCTGCTATTTGATTAAATTCCGCAAAAAGGGAAATATGGCCATAACTTTGAATAAGAACGGTATCTAAACCCAATTTAGAAATTAAAAGTTTATATTTTCTTAACTGTTCGCTACTTAGTGTTTTAAAAATTTCCGGTATAATTCTCCCTTTAAAGCCTATTCTTTCCCCCATTCTAACCCCTTCTTCTAAACTATCTAAATCCCTATAGTAAACATCAGTAACTCCCCTTTCCATTAGAGCCTGAAGGGCAGCTAAATTATTTACAGAAAAAGTAAGCTGAAGCTTTTCCCTTTTTTCTTTATTTTCTATTTCTGTAGGTTGCAAACTTTTTTCCTTTAAAACTATTTGGGAACTTAACTTAGATTCCCTTTGATGATATTTCTTTTTCCGTTTATCATTTAACTTTTCTACTAACTTTTTTCTAATGCCATTAATATCTTTCATCCCTAAAAACAATCCTGAATCTAAATCTATTTTTAAATCCACTAATTTATATGGAGTGCCACCGGTTTTACTTAATCCTTTATAAACTTCTTCTTTTGTAAGTTCCTTGTTTAAAGGAATTTGAGGTATTACTCCAGTATTTTCCACGACAATGTTACTACCATCGGTTATACTAGCTATTATTTCTTTATCTTTTTTTATAAAAATCTCCATATTTACAGGTATTTCTAAACTTTCCTTTGCAAAGGTCCCCCTCAACTCTTTCATCCTTTTTTCATCATAGGTTTTATATACTTTTTCTCCCCGTTCACAGTAATATTTAAAATTAACTTGACATATCTGCCCTTTGCTACAATGTTTAACTACTTTACCCCCTAATTCTAACCTTTCTACTCTAGCCCCTACAGTCTCATCTTTTCTGCGAATTTGTATTTCATCATTGTGATATAAATCTTCTTCAAGGAATATGGTTAGTTTTCCCCTTTTTTTATCATATTTCACTACTTGTCCTAAATAGTAACCTTGATTTGAGGGACTTAACATGCTCATCAATTTAACTTTAGTCTCTCCAAATAAATGACCTTTAGTAAATCCCCGATTAAACACTTTTAAATCTTTTTCTAGGTTTTCAATATCTATATCTTCTTGTTGTAAAAATTGACGATAGGCTCTAACAGTTGCAGCTACATATTCTGAACTTTTCATCCTACCCTCAATTTTTAATGAAAAAATACCTGCAGCTATTATTTTGTTTACTTCTTCTATTGTACATAAATCTTTAGGGCTTAATAAATAATCACCATTAACTGAATTGTACTTTTCCCTTCTATCTTTATCATATAGGGTGTATTTTTGTCGACATGGTTGGGCACAACTACCCCTATTACCACTTCTTCCTCCAATAAAACTACTCATTAAACATTGGCCGGAAATAGAAATACATAGGGCTCCATGGATAAAAGCTTCAAGTTCTACCTTTGTTTCCCTTTTTGCCCTTTTAATCTCTTCAATGGTCATTTCCCGACCTAGTACCACTCTGCTAACCCCTAGAGATTCTAAATATTTAATATCTTCTACTATTTGTACAGACATCTGGGTAGAGCAATGGATTTTAAAGTCAGGATAATTTTCCCTTACATATTGTAATACCCCCATATCTTGAACTATTATAGCATCTACATCATTGGTATAGAGAAAATCTATATATTCCTTTAATTTATCAAACTCATTATTGAACACTAGTGTGTTGACTGTTACATAAAGGTTAACACCCCTTATATGGCAATATTCTATTGCCCTAATTAGCTCTTCATTATCAAAGTTTTGGGCAAACTTTCTAGCACCAAAATCTTTTCCAGCTAAATATATTGCATCGGCACCATTTTGTACCGCTGCTATAAGATTATCAAAACTACCGGCGGGAGCTAGTATTTCGTATTTTTTATCCATTTTTTCACTCCTTTCTAATCTTTAATATTTTCCCTTAATTTCAGGAAAAATTCAACTCCTTTGGGGTAAAGGGTAATAAAAAAAGTGATAGGATTACCTATCACCTGAAACTTTAGTACTAAAAAACTGCTTCTTCTGTTTCTTTATCGAAAACATGTACTTTGTTCATATCTAAAGCTATTTTAATTGTTGTATCAACAGTAGCCTTGGACCTGGCATCTACCCTAGCAGTTAATTGTACACCTTTAAATTGAAGATATAGATAATTTTCAGCTCCCATTTTCTCTACAACTTCCACTACAGGTTCAATAACACTTTCAGGGGACGCTTCAAGGAAGACTGGCTCATCATGTAGATCTTCAGGTCGAATACCCATAATTACTTCTTTATTTACATATCCTTTTTCCCTAAGAACTTTAGCTTTACCTGCTGGGATTTTAATATCAGCTTCAGCAAATTGTAAATAAAGGTCGCTACCTTTTTCAACTATAGTTGCTGCTACAAAGTTCATGGCAGGGGAACCGATAAAACCAGCGACAAAAACATTTTTAGGATGATCATATATTTCTTGAGGTGTAGCTACTTGTTGGATTACCCCATCTTTCATAACTACGATTCTATCCCCCATAGTCATCGCTTCTGTTTGATCATGGGTTACATAAATCATTGTAGTTTGTAATCTATGATGTAATTTGCTTATTTCAGTACGCATTTGCACCCTCAGTTTTGCATCAAGGTTAGATAAAGGTTCATCCATTAAGAAAACTTTTGGATGTCTTACTATTGCTCTTCCTAAAGCAACCCTTTGCCGCTGTCCACCAGAAAGTTCTTTAGGTTTTCTAGTTAGTAAATTTTCAATACCTAAAATTTTAGCTGCTTCTTGTACCCTTTGATCGATTTCTTCTTTTTTAAATTTCCTTAATTTAAGTCCAAAAGCCATATTTTCATAGACATTCATGTGTGGATATAAAGCATAATTTTGAAAAACCATAGCAATATCCCTATCCTTAGGAGGAACATCATTTACTAATTTATCGTCAATGTAAAGTTCCCCTTTAGTTATTTCTTCTAACCCGGCTATCATCCTTAAAGTCGTTGATTTACCACAACCAGAAGGCCCAACTAAAACAATAAATTCTTTATCTTGAATTTCTAAATTAAAATCATTTACTGCCATTACATCTCCAGGATAAATTTTATAAACATTTCTCAAACTTAAATGTGCCAAGGTATTTACCCCCTTTTCTTCTTGCCCCCTATTCCTAATTTTATATATTAATTTTTCTGTATTCAAATTTAGGGGAAAATATATTAAAACCTAAACAAAAAGCTGTTTATATATTATTAATTAAAAGTTCAATAGGGTTTTTGACATTAACTAATATTTATGTAACCCTTACTTTTCAGGATATTTTATTTAACTGCCCCTTTAGTTAACCCAGAAATAAGTAATTTTTGTAGTAAAAGATATACTACTGCAATTGGGAAGGCAACTAGTACTGCCCCAGCAGCAAACCGTGTAAAATTATTAGCAAACTGCTGACTTACAAATTGGTGTAAACCCAAAGCTAAAGTATAATTAGAAGGGCTTCGCAAAATAATACGAGGTAAAATATAATCAAACATAGGACCAAAAAAATTAAACAAAGCTACCACAGAAATAATAGGCAAAGCTAAAGGCAACATTATCCTATAGAACACTGTCAGATGTCCTGCTCCATCTATATATGCTGCTTCTTCAATACTTTTAGGAATAGTATCTAAATAACCTTTCATAATCCAGGTATTAAAAGGAATCTGTCCACCAGCATATACCAATATTAACCCTAAATGGGTATCAAGGAGGTTTAACCTCAAAAGCAGAACGTAAATAGCAATCATACCCATTGCTCCAGGAAACATTTGAATAATCAAAAATGTCATCATGGCCATCTTTCGTCCCCAAAAGCGAAAACGAGAAAATGCATAAGCTGTCATAGTGGTTAATACTACCGATAGTGCAGAGTTTATAATGGCAATCTTAAGGGTATTCTTATACCACAGTAAATAGTCGGTTTCATTAAACAAAACCCTATAATGATCTAAAGTAGGATTTCGTGGAAGCAGCTGACTACCAGAAAGACTTCTTCCAGGATTAAAGGAACTTGATACAATCCATGTTATTGGGTAAAATACAATTACTATCATTATAATTAACACTAAATAAGTAATCACTAAACCCCAATCAAGACGAAAGTTTTTAAATATACCTGCTAATTTCTTAGGATGCTGGCAAAAATTTTTCTCTACATTCATGATATCACATCCTCTTCCTGGAATTGTCTAGTTCGTCGGAAATTCCATATTGACACCCCAGCAACAAAAAAGAATATCACCAGTGAAATAGCTGAAGCATAATTATAACGGAACAACTCATCAAAAGTAATTTTGAATACCCAGGTTATTAAGATATCTGTAGCTCCAGCCCCCCTAGAACCAGCCAACGCCGGTCCACCTCCCGTAAGGAGGTATACAACATTAAAATTGTTAAAATTATGGGCAAAGGACATTATTAACAACGGAGCCACACTATATAACACAAGGGGTAGAGTAATTCTCCAAAACTTTTGGAAACTTGAAGCACCATCAACCTCAGCAGCATCATATATCTCCGATGAAATACTTTGGATTACACCGGAACAGAGGATCATAAACCAAGGGAATCCTAACCACAAGTTGACCAACAATACCATTATCTTAGCCCAAAACCCATCTGTAAACCAGGGAATTCTATTCAAACCAATGTTTATTAATATCTGATTAATATGACCAAATTGATCGTTAAATAACCCTCGAAAAACTAAGATGGATATAAATCCTGGAATAGCCCAGGGCAAAATAAGTATTGTCCTAAATAGACGGCGAAATTTGAGTTTAGGATGATTAAGCAACAAAGCTAACAATAAACCTAACAAAAATGTGGATAATGTAGAAACCACTGTCCAAATTATTGTCCAACCTAAAACTTGGAAAAAAGTAGTACGCCACGCCTCTAGTGTAAATACTCTAACAAAATTAGTAAAACCAACCCATTCCAAAACATGCCTAGGAGGAGAAGTACTAGCTGTATAGTTTGTAAATCCAATAGAAATAGCAAATATTAACGGCATAGCGGTAAAAAATAATAGTAGGAGAAAACCAGGGATAAGGAGTAATAAAGGAAATCCCTTTTCTTTTAGAGTAATCAGACTTTGCTTTATACCTGGAGCAGGGATTCCCATATCTAGCAACCTTCCTGTTTTTCTGGCATCAATAACATTGCCCATATATACCGCTAAAAATAAAGCAAAAATAATAAAAATAATAATGGCATCTATCATCAAAAACAGTGAATGATCTCGCATCGGTTCTTCGCCTAAACTAGTTATTGCCCATAGTGCATAATGGAGAGGTCTAATTCCTACAATTAGGGTAAAAATCTGTAATATCATTAAACTTAAACCTTTTACCCACTGACGGTTATATAACTGCCCTAGCCCCATAAACAATAAACTTAAGACTGTTGCAATATTAGCATGCTTAGTTCCATAAACCTTTTGTCGTTGTTGTGAAATAAGGTTAGTTTTCATTACTGTTAAGTTCACCCCCAAGTTAATCTATTATTCATCACCTGCCCTTGTAGGGCAGGTGATGAATATATTATTTACTCATGCATCTCTAAAATAGCATCTTTTATATGCTTTACTGCTTGGTCTAATGCTTCCTTAGGACTCATACTTCCCCGAGTAGCCAAGTCAATAGCATCACTAACATTACTCCAGACCACCCTCATTTCAGGCACGTTAGGCATTGGTATTGCAAACTCCCCTTGGGCCAAAAAGGCAGCGGCTATTTCATTATCGATAGTAATATCATGGCGAGGGGGTATCTCATTAGTGTCAGCAAACCTTTGTTCTAAGCTTTCTTTACTAGTGAGGAACTCAACAAGTTTAGTCGCCCAATAAGGATGTTTACTAAAGGCACTGACATACCATCCTTTATAGCCTGAAAATGTCTTAGGATGCTCCCCATTTGGTAAAGTAGGCAGTGGAGCAACACCAACATTAATACCGGCATCCTTATATCCCTGGATAGACCAAGGACCATTAATAATCATTGGGGTATTCCCTTGATTAAATTGATCTTCCATTACACTATAATCTGTTGCTAAAGGTAAATATCCGCCATCTGTCAACTCTTTAATTAGCTCCAAAGCAGCTACAGAGCCTTCATTGTTAAGACCAATATCATTTACATCATAAGTCCCATCTTCAAAGCCAAATACATATCCACCCATACCGGCAAAAAATCCATGGACAAAATAGAAATTTTTAAAGTCAAATAGGAAGCCAAACCGATTCTCATTAATCTTGGTATGTTGTTTAATCATATTCATCATTTCTTCCCATGTTTTAGGAGGCTCAGGAATTATGTCCTTATTATAAACAAGGGCAGTTGTCTCAATTGTCTTTGGAAGTCCATATAGCTGACCATCATAGTGCATAGCCATTAGGGCACCTTCATAAAACTGTTCTAAAACTCCATCCTCTAGCCACTCATCTATAGGAGCAATTAACCCCGCCATAACTGCTTCACCTATTTGATCGTGGGGCCAAGTAACCACATCTGCTCCTAATCCTGCAGGTCCGTCCAATTTTAAGGTATCACGCTGGTCTAATTCTGCTAATTGTACAACTTCCACTTCAATACCATATTTTTCTGTAAATTTCTGGGCCAATTTTTTTGCATTTTCTAACCATTCCGCAGATTCCCAAATAACCAATTTGTCTGGCTTATCTGGTATTACGTTTTCTTCTTTCCCTGTACCATTGGGTCTAGAAACACATCCAGCAAGAAGACCCATCACCAACAATAATGCCAAACCAACAGTTGCAAACTTCTTCACAAAATCACTCCTTTTAAAAATATTTTAATAGTGTATTTGTTAAAAGGTAAATCCCTTTTAACTCCTTATCAAGTAAAGGTGAAACTTATAAATCTGCGAAATCGTTTGCACAAATTGTAATAAAAAATATGCAGTTCTTTTGAATAATATTCTCATAACTACAATAATTCTACTCTATTAACTACCTAATTTTTTTAGTATCAAACCCTTCTGTGGTTTAACCAAAAAGGATTTGTCTATTATCACCTTATCTCCTCCTAGTAAATCTAAGTATTGACCTTGACATTGAGTAACATCAATCTCAACTACTTGAAGGGAAGGGTTAACTAAAATCAAATATTCCTCTTCTTGCCACAATCTTTTAAAAGCCGCTAAATTTCCAATATTAAGAACTTTGATGTCACCTCGACTAAAAGCAAAGTGTTTTTTACGAACTGTTATTAGACGCCTAAACCAATCTAACAACTCTCTGTCCTGTTTATCATTGTCCCAAACCATTCCCCTACGGCAATCAGGATCATTCCCTCCTTCCATTCCTACTTCATCACCATAGTAAATACAAGGTGCCCCTGGAAGAGAAAACATTAACATTGCCGCTAATTTTAACAAATTTTTATTTCCCATACACCTAGTAAGAAATCGAGGTGTGTCATGGCTACCTAAAAGGTTCAGATTACCCTCACTTGCTGCTCGCTGGTAATAAAATATTAATTTATTGAGCCTATATGTAAATTCTTTACCGTTAATTTTCCCTTCAGCTACAAAATCTACAATTGCTTGAGTTAATCTATAATTCATTACACCATCAAATTGATCACCTTGTAGCCAAGGACCGGCAAAATACGTTATTTCACCAACAATATAGGCATCTGGTTTAATTGCTTTTACCCTGTTACGAAACTCCCGCCAAAATTGATGATCGACTTCATTGGCAACATCTAAACGCCAGCCATCGATATTAGCTTCTTTTATCCAATAAACCGCCACATCCAATAAAAACTCTCTGACTTCAGGGTTAACAGTGTTAAGTTTAGGCATAGAAGCTACAAAAGCAAAACATTCATAATTAGGACGGGGATGAGTACGGATAGGAAAATCATAAATATTAAACCAATTTACATATCGGGATTTAGGACCATTTTTTAAGACATCCTGAAACTGGGGAGAATACCAACCGATATGATTAAAAACTGCATCCAAAATCACTTTAATCCCCTTGCTATGACAGGCATTAACCAACTGTTTAAAAGTAGACAAATCTCCAAAATGGGGATCAATAGATTTGTAATCAATGGTGTCATACTTATGATTACTGGAAGCAGAAAAAATTGGAGTTAGATAAATAGCAGTTATACCTAGACTACTTAAGTAATCTAAATTATCTATAATCCCCTGCAAATCCCCACCATAAAAAGAATTAAAAGTAGGATTACTATCCCAAGAAACTAAATTTTCAGGGTCATTACCTTTATCACCGTTTGCAAATCTGTCTGGAAATATTTGATAAAAAATTGCTTCTCGAACCCAATCACTGACAGTTAAAGCGTCACTAACATGTATCCAAGGGAAATCAAATAACTCCATATGATCATTTATAGGCTCAGTAGTACAACCAGTTTCTTTTACCCATAGGACCTGATCTGGTCCATATACTTTAAAACCGTAAGTAACTCTCTTAACAGGACAGTAAAGTCTACAATACCAATAAGTAAATAAGTCATCTTGTCCTAATATTAACATTTCAGTCTTTGAAACAGTAGCTTCCCAATCGTATTTATCACCATAAATAATTTCCACTCTACTAACTTCTGAACTTGTTTGAAGACGTATTTCCACCTCTTTATCCCGTGTTACAAAGGCAAAATTATTTTTAGGTAAATGAGTAATGGCTTGGAGCAGCATTAAATTCTCCTCT
This window contains:
- a CDS encoding ABC transporter permease: MGLLKFEFKKFLKEMKYLWLIFVVFLITTGIYSVYNYQIRFIQKIGYEELNLLEIKREWEYRQSELVKLQDQNLLTEDQEKQLYYIRDVGRYLYFISGHTQYGDWGKIIGYQKFFLDNLQLYSQYGGEFEPLEGIEREIAIAKNQWMLDHDLTFESEKLPISQHLFLKDLASFLLGKIGIVLILFFYGVSYMEEKERNTLKTLKTQPISNTKLIISKYLIYIVSTMIFILVVFSAGLLIPYLYNGKTLNFMYPQVLKGDETFAIITTSEYLIRHFIFFLCSASIAYGLTLLISKCSQRTLSLYILSGIVITIGYNLTFFIKHPINPFYYFRYSEILNAVPQKNDFLYLLFALIWTAFFLILAGNLPEQQINISFLDKVAKFIQQKLDVKKPFSKGEINLNRSNFFNLYNFEWRKIIREGQWKIILTAILIIVVSGHYFLTYLTEQRKEAYFHELNWRITSSEEREKEYNYEIQRLQRQIEDLIANSSPEKDPYYYNRIRSFEASIERIQGQIQREREMVQHVISALEGYERGDWDTFYQYQLLYIEENATNYNYFGKFNSLGNFTILSSIYEKNWLRDRNIRPVFSGEYVPNIHIPKTPRLTNLGWGGLTVTIEQFVAENTKMDNSGLFYLRIFYTHYLYLIPLLILLYFVGPGMAKERDKKNNFNLLVTQPIKEETLFISKFINSVVIILGTNLIVVILILVTGTFLNRFGDWQYPIIYYYPFRTVLSPGYQGFNFGQGMDFMTLGRYTINGTLLLSVMTVFFMGLANLISIFFKRTMSVFSTTTILAVVAFWLAEQKPLDRKFYSPITYFNIPKIINGEIGALLNEPKINLLTGIIVLIAFTMIFLIAGYLYIYIKNNRIGVSWSRLFRRSEKNDFGCQRY
- a CDS encoding U32 family peptidase; protein product: MDKKYEILAPAGSFDNLIAAVQNGADAIYLAGKDFGARKFAQNFDNEELIRAIEYCHIRGVNLYVTVNTLVFNNEFDKLKEYIDFLYTNDVDAIIVQDMGVLQYVRENYPDFKIHCSTQMSVQIVEDIKYLESLGVSRVVLGREMTIEEIKRAKRETKVELEAFIHGALCISISGQCLMSSFIGGRSGNRGSCAQPCRQKYTLYDKDRREKYNSVNGDYLLSPKDLCTIEEVNKIIAAGIFSLKIEGRMKSSEYVAATVRAYRQFLQQEDIDIENLEKDLKVFNRGFTKGHLFGETKVKLMSMLSPSNQGYYLGQVVKYDKKRGKLTIFLEEDLYHNDEIQIRRKDETVGARVERLELGGKVVKHCSKGQICQVNFKYYCERGEKVYKTYDEKRMKELRGTFAKESLEIPVNMEIFIKKDKEIIASITDGSNIVVENTGVIPQIPLNKELTKEEVYKGLSKTGGTPYKLVDLKIDLDSGLFLGMKDINGIRKKLVEKLNDKRKKKYHQRESKLSSQIVLKEKSLQPTEIENKEKREKLQLTFSVNNLAALQALMERGVTDVYYRDLDSLEEGVRMGERIGFKGRIIPEIFKTLSSEQLRKYKLLISKLGLDTVLIQSYGHISLFAEFNQIADFTLNIVNDHSYNFYLDNNFRRITISPELNLKQIERMSLDSSKTEILGYGYIPVMTMKHCVISTVVDKGGKCGFCLDKNLGLMDKTGEFFPIGKRYNCITEIYNSKKLLLVEDYQKLVKAGVGYFRLNFFDESPEEIKKVVSLHQNFITGQLEERDFITIKGLKTSGFTKGHLYRGVE
- a CDS encoding ABC transporter ATP-binding protein, translating into MAHLSLRNVYKIYPGDVMAVNDFNLEIQDKEFIVLVGPSGCGKSTTLRMIAGLEEITKGELYIDDKLVNDVPPKDRDIAMVFQNYALYPHMNVYENMAFGLKLRKFKKEEIDQRVQEAAKILGIENLLTRKPKELSGGQRQRVALGRAIVRHPKVFLMDEPLSNLDAKLRVQMRTEISKLHHRLQTTMIYVTHDQTEAMTMGDRIVVMKDGVIQQVATPQEIYDHPKNVFVAGFIGSPAMNFVAATIVEKGSDLYLQFAEADIKIPAGKAKVLREKGYVNKEVIMGIRPEDLHDEPVFLEASPESVIEPVVEVVEKMGAENYLYLQFKGVQLTARVDARSKATVDTTIKIALDMNKVHVFDKETEEAVF
- a CDS encoding sugar ABC transporter permease, which produces MNVEKNFCQHPKKLAGIFKNFRLDWGLVITYLVLIIMIVIVFYPITWIVSSSFNPGRSLSGSQLLPRNPTLDHYRVLFNETDYLLWYKNTLKIAIINSALSVVLTTMTAYAFSRFRFWGRKMAMMTFLIIQMFPGAMGMIAIYVLLLRLNLLDTHLGLILVYAGGQIPFNTWIMKGYLDTIPKSIEEAAYIDGAGHLTVFYRIMLPLALPIISVVALFNFFGPMFDYILPRIILRSPSNYTLALGLHQFVSQQFANNFTRFAAGAVLVAFPIAVVYLLLQKLLISGLTKGAVK
- a CDS encoding ABC transporter permease subunit, whose amino-acid sequence is MKTNLISQQRQKVYGTKHANIATVLSLLFMGLGQLYNRQWVKGLSLMILQIFTLIVGIRPLHYALWAITSLGEEPMRDHSLFLMIDAIIIFIIFALFLAVYMGNVIDARKTGRLLDMGIPAPGIKQSLITLKEKGFPLLLLIPGFLLLLFFTAMPLIFAISIGFTNYTASTSPPRHVLEWVGFTNFVRVFTLEAWRTTFFQVLGWTIIWTVVSTLSTFLLGLLLALLLNHPKLKFRRLFRTILILPWAIPGFISILVFRGLFNDQFGHINQILINIGLNRIPWFTDGFWAKIMVLLVNLWLGFPWFMILCSGVIQSISSEIYDAAEVDGASSFQKFWRITLPLVLYSVAPLLIMSFAHNFNNFNVVYLLTGGGPALAGSRGAGATDILITWVFKITFDELFRYNYASAISLVIFFFVAGVSIWNFRRTRQFQEEDVIS
- a CDS encoding extracellular solute-binding protein; this encodes MKKFATVGLALLLVMGLLAGCVSRPNGTGKEENVIPDKPDKLVIWESAEWLENAKKLAQKFTEKYGIEVEVVQLAELDQRDTLKLDGPAGLGADVVTWPHDQIGEAVMAGLIAPIDEWLEDGVLEQFYEGALMAMHYDGQLYGLPKTIETTALVYNKDIIPEPPKTWEEMMNMIKQHTKINENRFGFLFDFKNFYFVHGFFAGMGGYVFGFEDGTYDVNDIGLNNEGSVAALELIKELTDGGYLPLATDYSVMEDQFNQGNTPMIINGPWSIQGYKDAGINVGVAPLPTLPNGEHPKTFSGYKGWYVSAFSKHPYWATKLVEFLTSKESLEQRFADTNEIPPRHDITIDNEIAAAFLAQGEFAIPMPNVPEMRVVWSNVSDAIDLATRGSMSPKEALDQAVKHIKDAILEMHE
- a CDS encoding glycoside hydrolase family 13 protein; the encoded protein is MLLQAITHLPKNNFAFVTRDKEVEIRLQTSSEVSRVEIIYGDKYDWEATVSKTEMLILGQDDLFTYWYCRLYCPVKRVTYGFKVYGPDQVLWVKETGCTTEPINDHMELFDFPWIHVSDALTVSDWVREAIFYQIFPDRFANGDKGNDPENLVSWDSNPTFNSFYGGDLQGIIDNLDYLSSLGITAIYLTPIFSASSNHKYDTIDYKSIDPHFGDLSTFKQLVNACHSKGIKVILDAVFNHIGWYSPQFQDVLKNGPKSRYVNWFNIYDFPIRTHPRPNYECFAFVASMPKLNTVNPEVREFLLDVAVYWIKEANIDGWRLDVANEVDHQFWREFRNRVKAIKPDAYIVGEITYFAGPWLQGDQFDGVMNYRLTQAIVDFVAEGKINGKEFTYRLNKLIFYYQRAASEGNLNLLGSHDTPRFLTRCMGNKNLLKLAAMLMFSLPGAPCIYYGDEVGMEGGNDPDCRRGMVWDNDKQDRELLDWFRRLITVRKKHFAFSRGDIKVLNIGNLAAFKRLWQEEEYLILVNPSLQVVEIDVTQCQGQYLDLLGGDKVIIDKSFLVKPQKGLILKKLGS